One stretch of Dokdonia sp. Hel_I_53 DNA includes these proteins:
- the ribH gene encoding 6,7-dimethyl-8-ribityllumazine synthase, translating into MATVGNNLSAYDKTTIPNSKDFKFGIVVSEWNEEITEGLWQGAFDALKDCGAINENIVRWNVPGAFELIYGAKKMTQAYDMLDAVIVIGTVIQGETKHFDFVCEGVTQGIKDLNVQQDIPVIFCVLTDNNIEQSRARSGGVHGNKGTEAAIAAIKMAQLRKDARF; encoded by the coding sequence ATGGCAACAGTAGGGAACAATCTCTCAGCTTATGACAAAACAACAATCCCAAACTCGAAAGATTTCAAGTTTGGGATTGTTGTTTCTGAGTGGAACGAGGAAATCACAGAAGGATTATGGCAAGGGGCTTTTGATGCTTTAAAAGACTGTGGAGCCATTAATGAAAACATCGTACGATGGAATGTGCCAGGTGCATTTGAGCTCATTTATGGAGCAAAAAAAATGACACAAGCTTATGATATGCTCGACGCTGTTATCGTTATAGGAACAGTTATTCAAGGTGAGACAAAACACTTTGATTTTGTTTGTGAAGGGGTGACTCAAGGAATAAAAGATTTGAACGTACAGCAAGATATTCCTGTGATTTTTTGTGTGCTAACAGATAACAATATAGAGCAATCTCGTGCTCGAAGTGGAGGAGTGCATGGGAACAAAGGTACTGAAGCAGCTATTGCAGCCATTAAGATGGCACAACTACGTAAAGACGCTCGTTTTTAA
- a CDS encoding DUF721 domain-containing protein, translating to MAKRNTDPISISTALGEFVQKNKLSKGIDKVDVSKAWFALNPAFETYTTSIRFDRETLFVNLSSSVFREELSYGKDKILSMINEELGREVVKKIVLR from the coding sequence ATGGCAAAGCGCAATACAGATCCTATATCCATTAGTACAGCTCTAGGTGAGTTTGTTCAAAAAAACAAATTGAGCAAGGGCATCGATAAAGTTGATGTATCAAAAGCATGGTTTGCTTTGAATCCAGCTTTTGAAACCTACACGACTTCCATACGCTTTGATAGAGAAACTCTTTTTGTAAACCTCAGTTCCTCCGTTTTTAGGGAAGAACTCTCTTATGGAAAAGACAAAATCCTCTCTATGATAAATGAAGAGTTAGGAAGAGAAGTTGTAAAAAAAATTGTGCTGCGTTAA
- a CDS encoding YpdA family putative bacillithiol disulfide reductase → MDNTSYDLVIIGGGPIGIACGIEAQKKDLKYVILEKGVLVNALYNFPENMTFFSTSELLEIGEVPFVSDRDKPTRKESLEYYRRVQETYNLNISLYTEVLKMTPKEEGYTIVTGKGDAFAKAVIVATGFYDTPRELKIPGANLPKVKYFYDSPHPYVGQKIVIIGAANSACDVALETYYKGAEVTMVVRGAGINERTKYWIKPNIENRIKEGAIAAHFNSQVTSISKENVTVNTLNGEIVIENDFVLAMIGYKPNYTLFKNIGLPIDDDEFRTPIFNEETLETPLPNVFIAGVAAGGLKTSRFFIENTRIHAEMILNHLEKKLKK, encoded by the coding sequence ATGGACAACACTTCATATGACCTTGTAATTATTGGCGGAGGGCCCATAGGTATCGCTTGTGGTATAGAGGCACAAAAAAAAGATTTAAAGTATGTAATTCTTGAGAAAGGGGTATTGGTAAACGCGCTTTATAACTTTCCAGAAAACATGACCTTCTTTAGTACTTCAGAATTGTTAGAGATTGGAGAGGTTCCCTTCGTATCAGACAGAGATAAGCCTACACGTAAGGAATCGTTAGAATATTATCGTCGGGTTCAAGAAACTTACAATTTAAATATTAGTCTATATACAGAGGTGTTGAAAATGACTCCTAAAGAAGAAGGTTACACTATAGTAACTGGTAAGGGTGACGCTTTCGCAAAAGCGGTAATTGTTGCAACAGGCTTTTATGATACCCCTAGAGAACTAAAAATACCAGGAGCAAATCTTCCAAAGGTGAAATATTTTTATGACAGTCCACATCCTTATGTGGGCCAGAAAATAGTTATCATAGGCGCTGCAAACTCTGCCTGTGATGTAGCGCTAGAAACCTACTACAAAGGCGCAGAGGTAACTATGGTAGTGCGTGGTGCTGGAATTAATGAACGTACAAAATATTGGATAAAGCCTAATATTGAAAATCGAATCAAGGAAGGTGCTATAGCTGCTCACTTTAATTCACAAGTGACAAGTATTTCAAAGGAGAATGTTACAGTAAACACTCTAAATGGTGAGATTGTAATAGAAAATGATTTCGTGCTCGCTATGATAGGCTATAAGCCTAATTATACACTCTTTAAGAATATCGGGTTACCCATTGATGATGATGAGTTTAGAACACCTATCTTCAATGAGGAAACGTTAGAAACACCTTTGCCTAATGTTTTTATTGCGGGAGTTGCCGCAGGCGGACTAAAAACGAGCCGGTTTTTTATTGAAAATACTCGAATCCACGCAGAAATGATTCTAAATCATCTAGAAAAAAAGTTAAAAAAGTAG
- a CDS encoding alpha/beta hydrolase, whose amino-acid sequence MKKIVLLLLLCISTKGFAQNTLEINGKRDFSIGEIVTVHSEILQEERALNIYLPKGYNDSGDKKYPVIYLLDGSLEEDIIHIAGLVQFCSFSWINIIPESIVVGISNIDRKRDFTFPTKNKQDKADFPTAGGSDKFIKFIERELQPTIIENYRVSETSTIIGQSLGGLLTTEVLLTRPSLFTNYIIISPSLWWDDESLLTRPIQELKLPGSVYVGVGKEGEIMERTAKGLFEKILKYSSTEKIHFNSFEKQTHGDALHLAVYDAFEKIFNKNQN is encoded by the coding sequence ATGAAAAAAATAGTACTGCTCTTATTACTCTGTATCTCTACTAAAGGTTTTGCTCAAAACACCTTAGAAATCAATGGAAAACGCGATTTCTCTATAGGTGAAATAGTGACTGTCCATTCTGAGATCTTACAGGAAGAGCGAGCGTTAAATATTTATCTTCCTAAAGGATATAATGATAGTGGAGATAAAAAATATCCAGTCATATATTTATTAGATGGTTCTTTAGAAGAAGATATCATACATATCGCTGGGCTTGTGCAATTTTGTTCTTTTTCTTGGATAAATATCATTCCAGAATCTATTGTGGTAGGTATTTCAAATATAGATCGAAAAAGAGATTTTACATTCCCTACAAAGAATAAGCAAGACAAAGCTGATTTTCCAACTGCAGGAGGATCTGATAAATTTATTAAATTTATAGAAAGAGAACTGCAGCCCACTATAATAGAGAATTACAGAGTGAGCGAGACATCCACTATAATAGGACAATCCCTTGGAGGCCTTCTAACAACAGAAGTATTATTAACTAGACCGTCGCTCTTTACAAATTATATAATAATTAGTCCGAGTCTATGGTGGGATGATGAGTCATTATTAACTAGACCTATACAAGAATTAAAACTTCCTGGAAGTGTATATGTTGGGGTTGGTAAGGAAGGAGAAATCATGGAGCGTACCGCGAAGGGCTTATTTGAAAAGATTTTAAAATATAGCAGCACTGAAAAAATACATTTTAACTCTTTTGAAAAACAAACACATGGCGACGCATTACATCTTGCGGTGTATGATGCCTTTGAAAAAATCTTTAATAAAAATCAGAATTAA
- a CDS encoding tetratricopeptide repeat protein: protein MATYNKRGYKPKTKPEKEDVEEFIDDSESTTAEVFGSLDEGANKAEEWFEKNQKPVIGVIIAALVIALLYLGYTKFIVEPNETEAANELVVAQESFTTALESTNTSVKDSLYMVALEGRNGKYGLLDVAENYGSTPSGNLAHYYAGMSYLEIKEYQNAISHLQDFSSDDDILAPLAKGAIGDAFMQLGQAEEAYDYYEDAASISVNTFTTPRFLFKAGITAIDLGNNDAAVKHLSRIKDEFSTSEYASQVDLYLGRAQAGK from the coding sequence ATGGCTACATATAATAAGAGAGGGTATAAACCAAAAACAAAACCTGAAAAGGAAGATGTTGAAGAGTTTATTGATGATAGCGAGAGCACAACAGCAGAGGTTTTTGGATCGCTAGATGAAGGAGCAAATAAAGCAGAAGAGTGGTTTGAAAAAAATCAAAAACCAGTAATAGGAGTAATTATTGCTGCCCTTGTAATCGCACTTTTATATTTAGGGTATACCAAGTTTATAGTAGAACCTAATGAGACTGAAGCTGCAAATGAGCTTGTAGTAGCACAAGAGAGTTTTACAACAGCACTTGAGTCTACAAATACTTCTGTTAAAGATTCGCTGTATATGGTGGCTCTTGAAGGTAGAAATGGTAAATATGGACTCTTGGATGTGGCAGAAAATTACGGAAGTACACCTTCTGGAAATCTTGCCCACTACTACGCAGGAATGTCATACTTAGAGATTAAAGAATACCAAAACGCAATCTCACATTTACAAGACTTCTCTAGTGATGATGATATCTTAGCGCCACTTGCAAAAGGAGCAATTGGTGATGCTTTTATGCAGTTAGGGCAAGCAGAAGAGGCTTATGACTATTATGAGGATGCAGCATCTATCAGTGTAAACACCTTTACAACACCACGCTTTTTATTCAAAGCTGGAATAACAGCAATAGACCTTGGTAATAATGATGCTGCTGTAAAGCATTTGTCACGTATTAAAGATGAGTTTAGCACGTCTGAGTATGCGAGCCAGGTAGACCTTTACTTAGGTCGTGCGCAAGCAGGAAAATAA
- the argS gene encoding arginine--tRNA ligase, with protein sequence MSLQTTIEAHVKNAIAEIFNADLPSVEFQATRKEFEGDITVVVFPMLRVVKGNPVQIGTQIGEYLVENVSEITAFNVVKGFLNLVIADTYYNTDFKNIVKTADYGKVAEHGKAVMIEYSSPNTNKPLHLGHVRNVLLGYSVSEIIKAAGSKVYKTQIINDRGIHICKSMLAWERFGNGETPASTGLKGDKLVGNYYVKFDQEYKKEVAQLVAQGKIEEEAKKEAPLLLEAQEMLRKWEAGDAEVVALWEKMNQWVYDGFEVTYKNIGVDFDSYYYESNTYLLGKDIIAEGLERGVFEKDPDGSVWCNLTDDGLDRKIVMRSDGTAVYMTQDIGTAIQRVKDHPDVGGMIYTVGNEQDYHFQVLFLILKKLGYDWAENLFHLSYGMVDLPSGKMKSREGTVVDADDLINEVAETAGAISEELGKLDGYSKEEKQKLYKTIGLGALKYYILKVDPKKRILFDPKESVDFQGNTGPFIQYTYARIQSILRKAKEMNIETAIESERVLHPKEKELLKLLQEYPATIQLAAAQKSPAIIANYTYDIVKEYNSFFQQVQILGTENVDDQSFRVELSAQVGKVIKSAFSLLGIEVPERM encoded by the coding sequence ATGTCTTTACAAACTACCATTGAAGCTCACGTAAAAAATGCTATTGCAGAAATATTTAATGCAGATTTGCCTTCTGTAGAATTTCAAGCCACACGTAAAGAATTTGAGGGAGACATCACAGTTGTGGTTTTCCCAATGTTACGTGTGGTAAAAGGAAACCCTGTTCAAATAGGAACTCAAATAGGGGAGTATCTCGTTGAAAATGTTTCAGAAATTACAGCATTTAATGTGGTAAAAGGATTTTTAAATCTGGTCATTGCAGATACATACTACAATACAGATTTTAAAAATATTGTAAAAACAGCCGATTACGGAAAAGTTGCCGAACATGGCAAGGCAGTGATGATCGAATATTCATCACCCAATACTAATAAACCCCTACACCTAGGGCACGTGCGTAATGTGTTGCTCGGTTATTCTGTATCAGAAATTATAAAAGCAGCTGGATCAAAAGTGTATAAAACGCAGATTATTAACGATCGTGGGATACATATTTGTAAGTCTATGCTTGCTTGGGAGCGCTTCGGTAATGGTGAGACACCTGCTTCTACTGGATTGAAAGGTGATAAGTTGGTGGGAAACTATTACGTAAAATTTGACCAAGAATATAAAAAAGAAGTAGCTCAATTAGTGGCCCAAGGAAAAATTGAAGAAGAAGCAAAAAAGGAAGCGCCACTTTTACTCGAAGCACAAGAAATGCTGCGCAAATGGGAAGCCGGAGATGCTGAGGTGGTTGCGCTTTGGGAAAAAATGAACCAGTGGGTCTATGACGGATTTGAAGTCACCTATAAAAATATTGGAGTAGATTTTGACAGTTATTATTACGAAAGTAATACTTACTTATTAGGAAAGGATATTATCGCCGAGGGGTTAGAACGAGGTGTGTTTGAGAAAGACCCGGATGGTTCTGTATGGTGTAACCTTACAGATGATGGTCTGGATCGTAAAATTGTAATGCGCTCTGACGGGACAGCGGTATACATGACGCAGGATATTGGAACAGCTATCCAGCGCGTAAAAGACCACCCAGATGTTGGCGGAATGATTTATACGGTGGGTAACGAGCAAGATTACCACTTCCAAGTGTTATTTTTAATTTTAAAGAAATTAGGCTACGACTGGGCAGAAAATTTATTTCATCTAAGTTATGGAATGGTAGATCTTCCTTCTGGAAAAATGAAATCTAGAGAAGGAACAGTAGTAGATGCAGACGATCTAATTAACGAGGTGGCGGAGACCGCAGGAGCCATCTCAGAAGAGTTAGGAAAGCTTGATGGCTATTCTAAAGAGGAAAAACAAAAGCTTTATAAAACGATAGGTTTAGGTGCTTTGAAATATTATATTTTAAAGGTAGATCCTAAGAAACGAATTTTGTTTGACCCTAAAGAATCGGTAGATTTTCAAGGTAATACCGGACCATTTATTCAATATACGTATGCGCGTATTCAGTCAATTTTGCGTAAAGCAAAAGAGATGAATATTGAAACTGCTATTGAATCAGAAAGAGTGTTGCATCCTAAAGAAAAGGAACTCCTGAAGTTACTACAAGAGTACCCGGCAACAATACAACTTGCTGCAGCTCAAAAAAGCCCAGCAATTATTGCAAACTATACCTATGATATTGTAAAAGAGTACAATTCATTCTTTCAGCAAGTACAAATTTTAGGTACTGAGAATGTAGATGATCAGTCTTTTCGTGTAGAGTTAAGCGCCCAGGTTGGAAAAGTAATTAAAAGTGCATTTAGCTTATTAGGCATAGAAGTGCCAGAACGTATGTAG
- a CDS encoding RrF2 family transcriptional regulator: MLSRKTKYGLKALTYIAKQPADEIVLIQEIADAENISKKFLESILLSIRKAGFLGSKKGKGGGYYMIKDPAQIKMATIIRILEGPIALLPCVSLNFYEHCEDCPTEDECSIHNLMVEVRDQTLKVLENKTLADII; the protein is encoded by the coding sequence ATGCTTTCTAGAAAAACAAAATACGGACTTAAGGCACTGACCTACATTGCAAAGCAGCCTGCAGATGAAATTGTACTCATTCAAGAAATTGCAGATGCCGAAAATATATCCAAAAAGTTTCTAGAAAGCATTTTATTATCTATCCGTAAGGCTGGTTTTTTAGGAAGTAAAAAAGGTAAAGGGGGTGGGTATTATATGATCAAAGACCCAGCTCAAATAAAAATGGCAACAATCATTAGAATATTAGAAGGCCCTATTGCACTACTGCCTTGTGTGAGTCTTAATTTTTACGAGCATTGTGAAGATTGTCCTACTGAAGATGAGTGTAGTATTCACAATCTAATGGTAGAAGTACGTGATCAAACATTGAAGGTATTAGAAAATAAAACGCTAGCAGATATCATCTAA
- the ctlX gene encoding citrulline utilization hydrolase CtlX, producing the protein MIRPVQFRMNEQTAVNNYFQEDISIANAEINNKAQEEFDVFVSKLRTAGVNVIVENDDEKGNTPDSVFPNNWVSFHENGNVAIYPMFAENRRKERRDEVFIRLEKEGFQIKNIIDYTAAEDEGVFLEGTGSILMDRQNERAYCALSDRADEGLFIEFCEDFEYTPVVFTANQTVEGERLAIYHTNVMMCLAENFCVICLDTIDDKKERKNVLKHLKETGKEIITITEQQMHQFAGNMLQVLTASNEKLLVMSAAAHKSLTKDQIQKIEKYCEILSSDLTTIETCGGGSARCMMAEVFLPKK; encoded by the coding sequence ATGATTCGTCCAGTTCAATTTCGTATGAATGAACAAACGGCGGTAAATAATTACTTTCAAGAAGATATTTCTATTGCAAATGCAGAGATAAATAACAAAGCCCAAGAAGAGTTTGATGTATTTGTATCAAAACTGCGTACTGCGGGTGTCAATGTGATTGTAGAGAATGATGATGAGAAGGGAAATACACCAGACTCTGTATTTCCTAACAACTGGGTTTCTTTTCACGAAAATGGAAATGTAGCTATTTATCCTATGTTTGCGGAGAACCGTCGTAAAGAACGCCGAGATGAAGTTTTTATCCGTTTAGAGAAAGAGGGCTTTCAAATTAAAAATATTATAGATTATACTGCAGCAGAGGATGAAGGAGTTTTTTTAGAAGGTACTGGGAGTATTTTGATGGATCGTCAAAATGAAAGAGCTTACTGTGCACTTTCAGATAGAGCAGATGAAGGTTTATTTATAGAATTTTGTGAGGATTTTGAGTATACGCCTGTAGTTTTTACAGCAAATCAAACTGTTGAGGGGGAGCGACTAGCTATTTATCACACAAATGTAATGATGTGCCTTGCTGAAAATTTTTGTGTAATCTGTTTAGATACGATTGACGATAAAAAGGAACGTAAAAACGTATTAAAACATCTCAAGGAGACTGGTAAGGAAATCATTACTATTACAGAACAGCAAATGCATCAATTTGCTGGAAATATGTTACAAGTTTTAACGGCTTCTAATGAGAAATTACTAGTGATGAGTGCAGCAGCACATAAAAGTCTCACTAAGGATCAAATTCAAAAGATTGAAAAGTATTGTGAGATTTTAAGTAGCGACCTTACGACCATCGAAACTTGCGGAGGAGGAAGTGCTAGGTGTATGATGGCAGAAGTTTTTCTTCCAAAAAAATAA
- a CDS encoding SDR family oxidoreductase — protein sequence MKILLTGANGYIGMRLLPLLLEADHDVVCVVRDAARLSVSKKIREQIEIVEIDFLDTPDISKIPQDIDAAYYLLHSMSSSTTDFDTKEEKSAVHFNTYLKNTQCKQVIYLGGIANEENLSKHLRSRQNVENTLNKGKAAVTVLRAGIIVGSGSSSFEIIRDLCEKLPIMITPKWVQTKCQPIAIRDVMHYLIGVLGNEKTYNDDFDIGGPDILTYKEMMQHYAKVRNLKLYIVTLPVMSPKLSSYWLYFITSTSYKLALNLVDSMKVEVISRDNRLQDLLKITPISYNAAIKLAFAKIEQNQVASSWKDSLVSGRIKVNLDDYIQVPKFGCLKDTQKIQLKNKELAIENIWAIGGERGWYYGDWMWKIRGYIDKLFGGVGLRRGRTHPDRIYTGDVLDFWRVLLSNKEEPRLLLFAEMRVPGEAWLEFTIDEDNILYQTATFRPRGLFGRIYWYSMLPFHYFIFGGMIRNIATKKYT from the coding sequence ATGAAAATTTTACTTACAGGCGCAAATGGATATATAGGGATGCGATTACTACCCCTATTACTGGAGGCAGATCATGATGTAGTTTGCGTAGTACGAGATGCCGCTAGGCTTTCTGTAAGTAAAAAAATAAGAGAGCAAATTGAGATTGTAGAAATTGACTTCTTAGATACACCAGATATCTCAAAAATACCACAAGATATCGATGCAGCTTATTATTTATTGCATTCTATGAGTTCTTCTACCACAGATTTTGATACAAAAGAAGAAAAATCTGCAGTTCATTTCAACACCTATCTTAAAAACACACAATGCAAGCAGGTCATCTATCTTGGAGGTATTGCAAATGAAGAAAATTTAAGTAAGCATTTAAGATCTAGACAAAATGTAGAAAACACCTTAAACAAAGGCAAAGCAGCCGTTACTGTCTTACGTGCTGGAATAATTGTGGGCTCAGGAAGTTCCTCCTTTGAGATTATAAGAGATCTCTGTGAGAAACTTCCCATAATGATTACACCTAAATGGGTGCAAACAAAATGCCAGCCCATAGCCATACGTGATGTAATGCACTATTTGATAGGCGTGCTTGGTAATGAGAAAACATATAATGATGATTTTGACATAGGAGGCCCTGACATACTTACCTACAAAGAAATGATGCAACATTATGCTAAGGTGCGTAATCTTAAACTCTATATTGTTACATTACCTGTAATGAGTCCAAAATTATCTTCGTACTGGCTCTATTTTATAACCTCTACATCCTATAAACTTGCACTAAATCTAGTTGATAGCATGAAGGTAGAGGTGATCTCTCGTGATAACAGATTACAAGATTTACTAAAAATAACACCCATATCTTACAATGCAGCTATAAAGTTGGCTTTCGCCAAAATTGAACAAAATCAAGTTGCAAGCTCTTGGAAAGATAGTCTTGTAAGTGGTCGTATAAAAGTAAATCTGGATGACTACATTCAGGTTCCAAAATTTGGCTGTTTGAAAGACACTCAAAAGATACAATTGAAAAATAAAGAGCTAGCCATTGAGAATATATGGGCTATAGGAGGAGAACGAGGATGGTATTACGGAGACTGGATGTGGAAAATTAGAGGTTATATAGACAAACTATTTGGCGGTGTAGGTTTAAGAAGAGGCCGCACGCATCCAGACAGAATTTATACTGGTGATGTCTTAGATTTTTGGCGCGTTTTATTATCAAATAAAGAAGAGCCTCGCTTACTCCTTTTTGCAGAGATGCGCGTTCCTGGAGAAGCCTGGTTAGAGTTCACAATAGATGAGGATAATATTCTCTATCAGACAGCTACCTTTCGTCCCAGGGGATTATTTGGCAGGATCTATTGGTATAGCATGCTTCCGTTTCATTACTTTATATTCGGTGGAATGATACGTAATATAGCAACAAAGAAATATACCTAA
- a CDS encoding riboflavin synthase subunit beta produces the protein MGIVKRTNKKYDYQPRYYKSDKEGSPFKIEGRFDEQRKTLTYGGGLKTRFLTAWDELQESKKGGYNRTIIFIFLVLLLLFLWIIDFDLSIFTAPSY, from the coding sequence ATGGGAATAGTAAAACGCACAAATAAGAAGTACGACTACCAGCCTCGCTATTATAAGAGCGATAAAGAAGGGAGTCCGTTTAAGATAGAAGGTCGCTTTGATGAGCAACGTAAAACACTCACCTACGGCGGCGGATTGAAAACACGGTTTCTTACAGCTTGGGATGAATTACAAGAAAGTAAAAAAGGGGGTTACAATCGAACTATCATATTTATTTTCTTAGTACTCTTGTTACTTTTTTTGTGGATAATAGATTTTGATCTTTCCATTTTTACCGCTCCTTCTTATTGA
- the recF gene encoding DNA replication/repair protein RecF (All proteins in this family for which functions are known are DNA-binding proteins that assist the filamentation of RecA onto DNA for the initiation of recombination or recombinational repair.) has translation MILKSLSLINYKNFESQGFTFDAKINCFVGNNGVGKTNVLDAIYHLSFGKSYFNPVTSQNINHDADFFVLDGVYNKNEREERVVVSAKKGQKKIIKRNAKIYDRFADHIGFLPLVIISPADRDLITEGSDTRRKFIDGVISQSDKSYLSNLLGYTKILSQRNALLKYFAANNTFNADSIAVYNEQLEGFGTPIFEKRRKFLERFTPIFQERYAAISGNTEAVSLTYDSALHKMPLQHLLTNAINKDRGLQYTSVGIHKDDLQFEINGHPVKKFGSQGQQKSYLIALKLAQFDFIKEESGTTPLLLLDDIFDKLDENRVQHIIELVNTNDFGQLFISDTHAERTEEVVKKIHQSYELFHLGNRS, from the coding sequence ATGATCTTAAAATCTCTCTCTCTTATAAACTATAAAAATTTTGAATCACAAGGTTTCACCTTTGATGCAAAGATTAATTGTTTTGTCGGTAATAATGGCGTAGGAAAGACCAATGTGCTCGATGCTATCTATCATTTGTCCTTTGGGAAGAGCTATTTTAATCCAGTCACAAGCCAAAACATCAATCACGACGCAGACTTCTTTGTTTTAGATGGGGTCTATAACAAAAACGAACGAGAAGAAAGAGTTGTAGTAAGCGCAAAAAAAGGGCAAAAAAAAATCATTAAACGCAATGCTAAAATCTACGATAGATTTGCAGACCACATTGGCTTTTTACCCTTAGTAATCATTTCCCCTGCAGATAGAGATCTTATTACCGAAGGAAGTGACACACGCCGAAAGTTTATTGATGGCGTTATTTCACAAAGTGATAAGAGCTATCTCTCTAACCTACTAGGCTACACAAAAATACTCTCCCAGCGTAATGCATTATTAAAATATTTTGCTGCAAATAATACATTTAATGCAGATTCTATAGCCGTTTATAACGAACAGCTTGAAGGATTTGGCACTCCTATTTTTGAAAAAAGAAGAAAATTCCTAGAAAGATTTACTCCTATATTTCAAGAGCGATATGCAGCCATAAGTGGAAACACAGAAGCTGTATCACTTACTTACGATAGTGCTTTACATAAAATGCCATTGCAGCATTTACTCACCAATGCCATTAATAAAGATCGAGGATTACAGTACACAAGTGTTGGGATTCATAAAGATGACCTGCAGTTTGAAATTAATGGTCATCCCGTAAAGAAATTTGGTAGTCAAGGACAACAAAAATCTTATTTGATTGCACTTAAGCTTGCACAGTTTGATTTTATTAAAGAGGAAAGTGGTACTACGCCTTTATTACTACTGGATGATATCTTTGATAAGTTAGACGAAAATCGAGTACAACATATTATTGAACTGGTAAACACTAACGATTTTGGCCAGCTATTTATAAGTGATACTCATGCTGAACGTACAGAAGAGGTCGTAAAAAAAATCCATCAGAGTTATGAGCTTTTTCATTTAGGTAATAGATCCTAA